One Hevea brasiliensis isolate MT/VB/25A 57/8 chromosome 6, ASM3005281v1, whole genome shotgun sequence genomic window, atatatatatatatatatatatatatatatatgaatgagaATTTAAATGATTGATATTTTAACAGAGAAGTATTGCACTTTCAAACTATAAACTTAGTTTCGTTGGGACCCAAAAATTTGTGATGTGAAATTTGAATATGAGAATGCATAAATTTTAGTATTTAACTAGTTAAgtgataataatttaaatttttttatttaattttaattaaatgattttcaatcgattaaatttttattttttatatattgataaaaatttaattattattataattttatattaatacatTGATTTAATAGTatttagtttaaattaaattaatggcAAATTTTTGTAAGTcatctttcaatttttgaaatTATCATACTTTAGACTTTCATCTATTATTACtataaaatttcttaatttttaaaatgattACACTTCAGTCTCTTAACTTTTAAAGTTGTTACACTTTcatatttcattttcagtttgttattataaaatgtcttaattttaaaatttattatacttTAATTCCTTATGTTAGAAACCTCTCATATTTTTTGCCAATCTTATATGTGATAGTATCAGAgtgtataataaaaaaattaaaaaaaatattatacaaGAAATTCATATTATCTTTTTTCTCTCTGTACTCTTTATCTTTAATATAAAAtctctcaatttcaattttattttagaaaaagtCCTTTTAACCAATTATAGTAGGTTttcaagttattttattttaattaacacTAAATCAATAtgtaatcaaaataaatttataaattactatttttttattttttatattaaaactaaaatattgataaaatattatatactaataagatattattttaacttttaaaataataataataataatattattttttcaggtggttacaaattaaattttaattaataataaataacatatatataatttataatatcattaacaaatttagttaaaataaaataattttactgaaaataattattaattaatttaatcataaagataagaaataaaaaaataaaaaaaaggcaaAAAGGTAATCTTATTTTTTCAAGCTGGAAATCTATTATTGCAAGTTAGGGAGGCTTTTTTGAAACAGAAATAAAATTGAgggattttattttaataaattcaaGTTGAGTGACTGAAATAAAATAATCACATAAGTTAAGGGATAGTTGGTGCAATTTACCCAGTTAGCCAAAGATATAAGGGTTTTTTTGGTATAAGGGATTGAAGTATAAAAAATTTCAAAGTTGAGAGATTTTATGGTAACAAATTAAAGATTAAGGATGAAACTGTAATAATTTTAAATGTTAAGAGACTGAAGtataataaatttcaaatttgaggattttatgataaaaaaaaaaataaagataatggACATAAGTGTGATAACCTCAAAAGTTAGGAGATGGCTAGTAAAAATTAGtctcaaattaattaattgaattaaaataaatgtatgaaaaattgtgaaaaataaaataaaatatagaattgcaatttttaacttaaaagataattagtaaataaaaatcttcttctaacatatttgaatatacgaaataatgtaaatatataaagTAAAGATATTATTAaagattaaatatttttaaaataatatatatatataatttttttaacatatttaatgaattatttttAATAGTTGAAGAACatatttgataaattatttttaataattgaaGGTGTTACAtgaattttacattttaaaagggctatttatatattaaaatttcaatCTCTAGTTACAGAGTATGTCTGTTAAAAATTAaagggaaaattataaaaaagtacATTGTGGTTTAACTCATTTTTCACTCCACATCTATGGTTTATTTTGTGATATAGAGATACCCTAAAATTTTACTCCATTAACAAACATAAACTTTCGTCTTTTTTTTTTAGCTTATATTTGCTGATGCAacattaaatgtttaattaaaattattttttattataactgTGGATCCattactttttcttcttcttcctctttttcctTCTTTGAACCCGAAAAGCAAATGATACTCaagctgaaattttattttcaggAAAATCATATCACCGACTAGCGCTCTATACATATATTGCCTTGGTACAACTAGGCAACTAATTCATTCATTGATGATGAGGAATGGGAGAGAGTATGAAATACTTACTTCTGgaagttataaaaaaaattaaatactgtGTCCTTAAATTAGTTTAAAATGATGAAGATATAAATACTCTAAAATTAGCTATGTGCAGCTCGGACACACATCAAAATGATATTTGAAAAACATCAAACAGAAATAATATCTCACGTTGAGATTGTTGTATCTCCCCATGTAAAGCCCTTGCTCCACGCAACAAACTAGGAAATTCATTTGCAGATTCTGAAAATAATTGGCCTCCATTGAATAAAAAAATCATCTCATAAAGATGAATATACAAAATTTTTCAACTAGACCAAAAGATTTTTAAAATATCACAAACAAATGAAAGGCCCAACTGACCTAATATAATAATGAATGATATCAGGAATAGTTATTGCTCAAGTAAAAATGTTTTCAGCACCATCCCTTATTGCTTGTAAATCCTCaggtttattatataaaattaatatttagtcATTCTTGTTATGGACACCCTCAACCAAGTTTAAGATCAAGAAAGAATATCTCTCCCAAAAAGAGCTAACTCAATGGGAGACTCAGGTTTTTTATGAGTATGATAAAATGATACTGCTCTTTTCAAGTTACAAGTTTCAatacatttcaagtcaattgctTCATTCTAATGAGCAACAATATTACTATTGTGTTCCAATGAATTATGCGTTTATTTTAGAGTTGACATGTCATCAAATGCATTCAAGTTCTTTTGAATCTAAATTGAAGCATAAAATATCATGGTTTTGCTATTTGCAAGCTATTGAACTTCGAAGAAGATGGTGCAAATACAACTGTTAATTCAATTCTGTCAAGGAAAAAAGAAAGAATACCTCTTTTGTTTTGTCATTGCATGATAAGGACCTGAAGTAACAGGTTTACATATCTCGCCACAATGGAGtaaacatttttcattcaatAGAGAATACAAAGCTATGTTGGCATAGCATTCAAAGAGAACAAATCTATTCATTCTATTTTTATCATAAAAATTAGAGGATTTTGTTGTATCATTTCATAACAGATTTCATATAGGCATGTCAATAGATCAAGCAAAGATGCTATACTTAAatcattatatattattattagatTAATAAAGATAATGATTGTTTCATAATCTACATTCCGATTAGTTAGGAGGAAAACCTAAAAAATAACATGCTTATTTCACCCTTTACACTATTACTAGAtgtttataaatagaagagactaTTTCAAGTGTTGCTTTAGATCGATATGGTCATTATAATGATTCAAGTGTGATTGTGAGTTTTTATTTTGCATAGATGTTTATGGTGTTTTGTGATGTCAACAAATTTTTGTgggatatttttaatttatttaatttattaaatattatttttttaatccacAACAACATGCAACTAATGGATGCatggagaaaaatgaaaaatggtTATTTGCTAATGGAGTGAAACTTCAAGCCACTTTGTCATAAAATCTGACCTGAAATATCTTATCTAAAAATAGATGAAATCACATgtgcttttttgtaatttttttaaaattaaatttataattaaaaattaaattaaaatgaataaaattattcagttaagaattattaaatattaataattaaatttataattaaaaaaaaagttaaactcATTTAAAATAAAGTCATTAACCCAGAGCGAAGCACTAAGCAAATGGCATGAAAGGTGCCTTTAGTCACGATAATTTTCTCTGTTATTAGCAGCCTCCTTCCTTGGTCCGCTTGCTGCTGGATGATTTACTGCTTGGAGAATTTGTCAGCTCTTTCATAATTTATTGAATCTGGATAAACCCTTAAAGCTCAGCTGTTTTCACGGTAAGTATCCTTCAATGTTTGGTTTTTCGTGTTCAAGATTAGCTTTGAATAAGAGTGTTTCTCTGTTTGTTTCAAATGCCCAACTGGGTATTTTTCCTTCTCACTCATTATTCGTAATTACATCCTTTTCGTCTTCCACATCTTGTAATTTGAATGAGAACTCATTTGTAGTCTCTTATCTCATAAATTCTTGTGGATTAACCCTAAAATCTGCTCAATCTATCTCTAAGATTAAGAGGATGCGTTTTGAAACCCCTGAAAGACCGGACTCAGTACTTAGGCTTCTCAGGGAACATGGATTCACCAATTCTGACATCTCCAGAATTGTTAAGGGTAGGCCCCAGGTGCTTTTAGCGCATCCAAAAAATACTCTCATGCCCAAGTTTGAGTTTCTGCGTTCTATAGGGGTTTCAACTTCAGGCCTTTCAATAATTGTTTCTAGGAACCCATTTTTGTTGACTCAAAGTATAGAGCAACATCTGATTCCACTTTATGAGTTCCTTAAAAGTGTACTTGTTACTGATGAGAAAGTAGTTACGGCCCTGAAACACATGAAACGAAATTTTAAGCTGAACAGCTTTTCGAACAATTTGGCCTTCTTAAGAGGGCTTGGAGTTCCTCAATCTTCCATCTCTTACTTGCTCACCCAACATCCGTTTGTAATGTTCCAAGAAGCGGGCAAGCTTGCTGAAGGGGTTAATAAGGTTATGAAACTAGGATTTGACCCTTCAAAAATTATGTTTGTTGAGGCAGTCCTTGTTTTTTATACGATGACGCAAAAAACATGGGAACACAAAATGGGGGTTTATAGGAGATGGGCTTTGTCTGAAGATGAGGTTTGGTTGATTTTCAGAAAGCATCCTATTTGTATGACTTTGTCTGAGAAGAATGTCATGGGTACAATGGATTTTCTAGTGTTCAAAATGGGCTGGCAGCCTGCTGCTGTTGCTAGAGTTCCAGTTGTGCTTTGTTATAGTTTGGAGAGGAGGATTATGCCTAGATGTTCAGTTGTAAGAGTTTTGCTTTTAAAGGGTTTGATTAAGGCAGACATCCATTTATCCTCGGTGTTGATATCTTCTGAAAAGCTCTTCTTGGAAAGGTTTGTGATCAAGTATCAAGAAAATGTGCCTCAATTGTTGGACATCTTTCAGAGAAAAATGGATCTTAAAGAACTTGGCTTTGACTTTGATGATAATTTTAAGATTTCTGGGTTAGGAAATGTCTAGCCTGCAGCATGTGAATCTCAAACCCATTAATTCCAATTTGATTCACTTTCTAATTGATTCCCTTAATTTCTTTGGTGCATTGGTAAAAGCTTTGATGAGTAAACTTGATAACTTTGACTTCTCAttagattctttttttttttttttttttttttggttgttcAAGTTCAAACTGGTCAAGATTTGAAGTGTttatcttttttcctttttcttttttttttatctgaatCTCTATTTTGCAATAACTTGAGGTGAAGTAGTACGTTTGATTGCTTGTTTCTTGTAAACCAAATTTGTTTAAGTGTTGAAATTCTTTATAAATGTGTAAAGAGGATTAATGAATTGGGATAATCTCTAAAAATGAAGAGAATAATCTCAAATTTGTTGGCAGTTAGTACCCTTATTTATTATAGTCAAGTACTTGAATTAAATTGGCGACTTGAGATAGCAGCTTCACTGCACTGGAATTCTTCCATGAAAGAACTAAAGTGTGGGAAACTTCCTGTTATATTTTGTATTGTTAAGGTCAAAGTATCTACTGGGTTCATTTGTAAATGGGTGTTGAAAACAGGATGCTTGGGGGAACAGTAATTCTAGAATCAGGATTTTGATTAAAGCAATAGAACAGTTGTCACTGGCAAAAAAATCCATATTAGATCTTTATGTCCATTGAAATTCTTCCACATTGGATGATGCAACGTCATTGATTTAACAGTGGTTCTGCAGATGATAATATTTcatttgatttgttttattttttgatGCATTGTTGTTCATCTTAAATAGCTTCAGCTGATGATACAAATTAATCTATTAATAAAGCAAGGTTTGCTGATGCTTCGTGATTTGGTCTCATTTTCTATCCCAGCCTGGTGTAatttcaatcatttatttttctttccttcaTGTGAGCTGCAGTGACATTTTCATGTAGGTGGAGGTTAACAGGCAGCATCTCTATAATTGCTAAGAAAACTAGAGATATCATAGTAACTAGGTCACCGTTCACTAGACCTTGGCATGTCCTAGTTTTACAGTATTGTTGATGATGTTTTACATTGAACTGCCATACTTCATCATCGAGAGTGTCATAGATGTTTTCGCTGGGTATCCTGCAATGTTTGGTTTTTCCTGTTTAAGATTAGCTTTGAGTAAGAGTGCTTTTCTGGTTGTCTCAAATGCCCAATATTCTTCCTTTTCACCCATTCTTCATAATCAGACACTTTTCATCTACCATATCTTCTAATTTGAATGAGCGATCATTTTTTCTGGTGGATTGACCCTAAAATCTGCTCaatctgtctctaagaataagaatATACATTTTGAAAACCAGACTCGGTACTTGTGGGTTTCTCAAGGAACATGGATTCACTAATTCCCACATCTCCAGAATTGTTAAGAGTTTGTCCCAGGTGCTTTCAGCGAAACCCAAAAAGACACTTTTTCCCAAGTTGAGTTTCTGCATTCTATAGGGGTTTCAAGATCAGGCCTTTCCTCAATATTTTCTAGGAAACCACATTTGTTGGTTCAAAGTATAGAGTGATATCTGATCCCACTTTATGAGTTCCTTAAAGATGTACAGGCTTCTGATGAGGAAGTAGTTAGGACCCTGAAATGCATGAGAAATGCTTATACTAACTTTTTGCAGAACAGCTTTTCTAAAAATTTATCACTCTTAAGACAGCTTGGAGTCCCTCATCTTCCCTATCTTACTTGGTCACTAGGGGAGAGCATTCGGTTGGTTCGGTTCCAAACCGAACTGAATACTAAAAACCGAAAATCAAATCGTTTAAAAAtgtaaatcgaaccgaaccaatcACCTAAGGATAACTGAACCGAACCAAACTGAAAAATAACGGTTCGGTTCCATTGCATTAAGCCGAAAATATTAGGATTTTTATTGTTTGGGTTGCTGTAAAATTATTTGGGCTGGGCTTATGCATCTTGGGCCTTAAGATTTATGCATATTGGGCTGAAAAATTATTTGGGTCATTTTACTATTCAGTTTAATCGGTTTTAACCGATAAAAAACTGAACTGAACGGAAAACcaaacatattaaaagttttaaaccaaaccgaaccaaaacGAACCAAACCGATAGAActaaaaaaccgaaccgattgaaccgaaatgGCTCGGTTCAGTTTTTCGGTTCACACCAAAAACTGCACAGGCCTATTGGTCACCAATCGTCCATCGGTCATGTGGCAAGAAGTGGGCAAGTCTGCTGTTGTGGTTAAGATGATTATTAAACTGGgatttgaccattaaaaagttataTTTTTTGATGCAGTCTGGATTTTTAATGCCATGGCGCACAAAACATGGAAACAAAGGATGGAGTTATACAGGAGATGGGGTTTGTCTGAAGATGAGATTTGGTTTATTTTCTGAAAGCATCCCAGATGTTTGACTTTATCTGAGAAGCAGGTCATTGGCACAATGAATTTTCTTGTGTGCAAGATGGGTTGGCAGCCTGCTTCTGTTGCCAGAGTTCCATGTGTTCATTTTGCGTTTAAAGGTTTGATTAAGGAATCTTCAGTGTTGATACTTTCTTAAAAGCACTTCATGCTAAAGTATGTGATCAAGTGTCAAGAACAGTAGCATCAATTGTTGGATCTCTTTCAGGGAAAAATGGGTCTTACATAACTTGGCTTTGGCTTTGATGATAAATGTAGGATTTCTGGGCTAAGAAATATATGGCCTGCAGCATGAGTGACTTTGATAACTAACTTTTACTTCTCATTAGATAATTTTTTCCCTTTTAAGCAAAAGATGGTGGCATCCATTTTTTGTCTTGCAATGAATTGAGGCAAAGTCCTGCATTTGATTGCTTGTTTCCTATAAGTCAAAGTGTTTCTTTTTTGGCTGAAGTGCTGAAATGCTTTATAAAAGTGTAAAGAGGGTTAATGAATTGGGATAATCtctaaaaatgaagaatttctTGGCCGTTAATACTCTTATTTATTATAGTCAAAATGCGTGGATTAAGTTGGCAACATGGGAGAACAGTTGCTGTCAAATGGAATCATGCCCAGGTGCTCAGTCCTGGAATTATTCCTTGAAAGGATTTCGGTGTAGAATAAAATAGTTTAGTTCTTACAGGATCGTATTTAAACGGATATGTTGTATGATGAACAAAACCTCTGTTGAGTTGTCGAGAACTAGTCATCCATGCATCCCATCTCTAACATCACTTAATTTGGGATGCCTAGCACCCCTTTATCTAGTGTGCCAACTATTGCAATTTGCTAATTAATCCTtaaattagttaattataaatGAACCCAAACAGTTAAATATCTAATATTTAACCTCATAACTTTAAATATTTATTCAATTAAGTCCTTAATTGCAAAGAGCAAAATAGTCCCTATAACTTACATTTTGATCCTTGAaacattaaaattttttagttttaaAGCTCAATTTCATCCTGTAGGGAAAATTCAATTTAGCTCGAAGGACGCTTCTCCAAAAGCTTCATCGACTTCTCAGAGGTTCTCAGAGGATGCTTCAACAATATGGTTCCTAGAGCTTCATCAACTTCCGCACTAAACAAGTTGAAGAAGAGGATGCTTGTTCTCTTGAAGCAAATCCTTTTGACGAAGAGCGCCAAAATGTGGTTCCCGCAGGATGCTTGTTCTGTTACATTTGGCAAATCCTTTGGATGCTTGTTCATTGCTGTGACATCCTTTTGGGTTCAATGAAATTGAGCAAGTTGGCGATTGATTAAGTTTTTGCCTAATGTTGACTTGTTGAGCAATGCTATCTAAAGACAAATAGGAAGAGAAAAGGTTTTTGATCTTTGATTTGTTGTGTACAAACTTGAAGAGGAATAAAGTGATGTTAATTGTTGAGTTGTTATGCACAAACTTTGCAATTGTCTATCACTGTTCTTGAAGCTACA contains:
- the LOC131180787 gene encoding uncharacterized protein LOC131180787, which produces MFGFSCSRLALNKSVSLFVSNAQLGIFPSHSLFVITSFSSSTSCNLNENSFVVSYLINSCGLTLKSAQSISKIKRMRFETPERPDSVLRLLREHGFTNSDISRIVKGRPQVLLAHPKNTLMPKFEFLRSIGVSTSGLSIIVSRNPFLLTQSIEQHLIPLYEFLKSVLVTDEKVVTALKHMKRNFKLNSFSNNLAFLRGLGVPQSSISYLLTQHPFVMFQEAGKLAEGVNKVMKLGFDPSKIMFVEAVLVFYTMTQKTWEHKMGVYRRWALSEDEVWLIFRKHPICMTLSEKNVMGTMDFLVFKMGWQPAAVARVPVVLCYSLERRIMPRCSVVRVLLLKGLIKADIHLSSVLISSEKLFLERFVIKYQENVPQLLDIFQRKMDLKELGFDFDDNFKISGLGNV